A genomic stretch from Vibrio coralliilyticus includes:
- a CDS encoding multidrug efflux RND transporter permease subunit, whose product MRFTDVFIKRPVLAVSISFLIALLGLQAVFKMQVREYPEMTNTVVTVTTSYYGASADLIQGFITQPLEQAVAQADNIDYMTSSSVLGTSTITVNMKLNTDPNAALSDILAKTNSVRSQLPKEAEDPTVTMSTGSTTAVLYIGFTSDELSSSQITDYLERVINPQLFTVNGVSKVDLYGGMKYALRIWLDPAKMAALGKTATDVMNVLSANNYQSAAGQAVGEFVLYNGSADTQVSNVEELKNLVVSSDEGDVTRLSDIAKVTLEKSHDVYRASANGKEAVVVAINAAPSANPINIAADVLDLLPQLERNLPSNINMNVMYDSTIAINESINEVIKTIAEAALIVLIVITLFLGSFRAVMIPIVTIPLSLIGVAMVMQAMGFSWNLMTLLAMVLAIGLVVDDAIVVLENVDRHIKLGESPFRAAIIGTREIAVPVIAMTLTLGAVYAPIALMGGITGSLFKEFALTLAGSVFVSGIVALTLSPMMCSKMLKANETPSKFEQKVHSVLDGMTNRYERMLGAVMKHRPVVLGFAVIVFASLPMLFKFIPSELAPSEDKGVVMLMGTAPSNANLDFMQNTMNDVNRILSDQPEVAYAQVFTGVPNSNQAFGIASMVPWSEREASQSEVADRVTGLVKNVPGMAVTAFQMPELPGAGSGLPVQFVITTPNAFESLFAIASDVLGEVSSNPMFVYSELDLNYDSATMKINIDKDKAGAYGVTMQDIGTTLSTMMSDGYVNRIDLNGRSYEVIPQVERKWRLNPESMNNYYVRAADNRAVPLGSLITIDVVAEPRSLPHFNQLNSATIGAVPAPGTAMGDAVNWLEELASNKLPNGYNHDYMGEARQYVTEGSALYATFGLALAIIFLVLAIQFESLKDPIVIMVSVPLAVCGALIALAWGAASMNIYSQVGLITLVGLITKHGILICEVAKEEQLHNKLSKTEAVMEAAKVRLRPILMTTAAMIAGLIPLMYATGAGAAQRFSIGIVIVAGLAIGTLFTLFVLPVIYSYLAEKHKPLPVFVEDKDLEKLARVDEAKAAQRELADNS is encoded by the coding sequence ATGCGCTTTACTGATGTTTTTATTAAACGTCCAGTTTTAGCGGTATCGATCAGCTTTTTGATAGCCCTGCTTGGTTTACAAGCAGTATTCAAAATGCAGGTCCGTGAATACCCTGAAATGACAAACACTGTAGTTACGGTGACAACCAGTTACTACGGTGCCAGTGCCGATCTGATCCAAGGCTTTATTACTCAGCCTCTGGAACAGGCCGTAGCTCAAGCCGATAATATCGACTATATGACATCATCGTCGGTACTCGGTACATCGACCATTACCGTTAACATGAAGTTGAACACTGACCCGAATGCAGCCCTATCTGACATTCTGGCTAAGACCAACTCGGTTCGATCTCAGCTTCCAAAAGAAGCCGAAGACCCAACTGTGACCATGTCGACGGGCTCGACTACCGCAGTACTCTATATCGGCTTTACCAGTGATGAACTTTCATCGAGCCAGATCACTGACTACCTAGAGCGTGTAATCAACCCACAGCTGTTCACTGTAAATGGTGTCTCTAAGGTTGACCTCTACGGTGGCATGAAATACGCCCTGCGTATTTGGCTAGACCCGGCCAAAATGGCCGCGCTGGGCAAAACCGCTACCGATGTCATGAACGTGCTAAGTGCCAACAACTATCAGTCAGCAGCTGGTCAGGCTGTAGGCGAGTTCGTTCTGTATAACGGTAGTGCAGATACTCAGGTATCAAACGTAGAAGAGCTGAAGAACCTTGTCGTAAGCTCTGATGAAGGTGATGTTACTCGTCTGAGTGATATCGCTAAGGTAACGCTTGAGAAGAGCCATGATGTTTACCGCGCAAGTGCCAACGGTAAAGAGGCGGTAGTAGTTGCGATCAACGCAGCACCAAGTGCCAACCCAATCAACATTGCGGCTGATGTGCTTGACCTGTTACCTCAACTAGAGCGTAACCTACCGAGCAACATCAATATGAACGTGATGTATGACTCGACCATTGCTATCAATGAATCGATAAACGAGGTTATTAAGACCATCGCGGAAGCAGCACTGATTGTATTGATCGTCATTACCCTATTCCTCGGTTCTTTCCGTGCGGTAATGATCCCTATCGTCACCATCCCTCTCTCACTGATTGGTGTGGCGATGGTAATGCAAGCGATGGGCTTCTCATGGAACCTGATGACACTACTCGCCATGGTATTGGCCATCGGTCTGGTGGTGGATGATGCGATCGTTGTTCTAGAGAACGTCGACCGACACATCAAGCTCGGTGAGTCGCCTTTCCGTGCTGCGATTATTGGTACACGTGAAATTGCTGTTCCGGTTATCGCGATGACCCTAACACTGGGTGCGGTGTATGCGCCAATAGCCTTAATGGGGGGCATCACAGGCTCACTGTTTAAAGAGTTCGCTTTGACCCTCGCAGGCTCGGTATTCGTTTCCGGTATCGTCGCTCTGACTCTGTCACCTATGATGTGTTCGAAAATGCTCAAGGCCAATGAAACCCCAAGCAAATTCGAACAAAAAGTCCATAGTGTGCTGGATGGCATGACCAACCGTTATGAACGCATGCTGGGTGCGGTCATGAAACATCGCCCTGTAGTACTTGGTTTCGCTGTGATTGTTTTTGCCAGCCTACCGATGCTGTTCAAATTCATTCCAAGCGAACTGGCGCCATCGGAAGATAAAGGGGTGGTGATGCTGATGGGTACGGCTCCATCAAACGCTAACCTCGACTTCATGCAAAACACCATGAACGACGTAAACCGAATTCTGTCTGATCAACCAGAAGTGGCTTACGCACAGGTGTTTACTGGTGTGCCTAACTCAAACCAAGCGTTTGGTATCGCCTCTATGGTGCCTTGGAGTGAGCGTGAAGCAAGCCAGTCTGAAGTAGCTGATCGCGTGACAGGCCTTGTGAAAAACGTTCCAGGCATGGCGGTAACTGCATTCCAGATGCCAGAACTACCAGGTGCCGGTTCCGGTCTGCCAGTACAGTTCGTTATCACCACACCTAATGCGTTTGAGAGCTTATTCGCTATTGCCTCAGATGTGCTTGGCGAGGTGTCGTCTAACCCAATGTTTGTCTACTCTGAGCTGGACCTAAACTACGACTCAGCAACGATGAAGATCAACATTGATAAAGACAAAGCGGGCGCATACGGCGTAACAATGCAAGACATTGGTACTACGTTGAGTACCATGATGTCCGATGGCTATGTAAACCGTATCGACCTTAACGGCCGCTCCTACGAGGTCATTCCACAGGTAGAGCGTAAGTGGCGTCTTAACCCTGAGTCGATGAATAACTACTACGTGCGTGCCGCAGATAACCGCGCGGTTCCACTTGGTAGCCTGATTACTATCGATGTTGTCGCGGAGCCACGTTCGCTACCACACTTCAACCAGCTAAACTCAGCGACCATCGGTGCTGTACCTGCACCAGGGACAGCAATGGGTGACGCGGTAAACTGGTTGGAAGAGTTAGCAAGCAACAAACTGCCAAATGGTTACAACCACGACTACATGGGTGAAGCTCGTCAATATGTTACGGAAGGTAGTGCACTGTACGCAACGTTTGGCTTAGCACTGGCTATCATCTTCTTGGTTCTGGCGATTCAGTTTGAATCTCTTAAAGACCCAATTGTTATCATGGTTTCCGTTCCATTGGCGGTATGTGGTGCCTTGATTGCTCTGGCTTGGGGAGCTGCTTCGATGAACATCTACTCTCAGGTTGGCCTGATCACCTTGGTAGGCCTGATCACCAAGCACGGCATCTTGATCTGTGAGGTGGCCAAAGAAGAGCAGCTACACAATAAATTGAGCAAGACAGAAGCGGTCATGGAAGCGGCGAAGGTTCGTCTACGCCCTATCCTAATGACAACTGCAGCGATGATTGCAGGTCTGATCCCACTGATGTACGCAACAGGTGCTGGTGCCGCTCAGCGCTTCAGTATCGGTATTGTTATCGTGGCTGGTCTAGCGATCGGTACTCTGTTTACCCTGTTCGTACTGCCAGTTATCTATAGCTACTTAGCTGAGAAGCACAAGCCACTTCCAGTCTTTGTTGAAGATAAAGACTTAGAGAAATTGGCTCGTGTTGATGAAGCAAAAGCCGCACAACGTGAGTTAGCCGACAACAGCTAA
- the ubiK gene encoding ubiquinone biosynthesis accessory factor UbiK, giving the protein MFDPKKLEQIAKQIHDSMPAPVKELGADVDQKVRQVIQGQLNKLDVVSREEFDVQTQVLLRTRQKLTEMEKKLADLEEKLADK; this is encoded by the coding sequence ATGTTTGACCCAAAGAAACTAGAGCAAATTGCTAAACAGATTCATGATTCCATGCCCGCGCCAGTAAAAGAACTTGGTGCAGATGTTGATCAGAAAGTTCGTCAAGTTATCCAAGGTCAGCTGAATAAGCTGGATGTCGTTAGTCGCGAAGAGTTTGATGTTCAGACTCAGGTACTCCTTCGCACTCGCCAGAAGCTGACTGAAATGGAAAAGAAGCTAGCCGATCTAGAAGAGAAACTAGCAGATAAGTAA
- the ilvC gene encoding ketol-acid reductoisomerase — protein MANYFNTLNLREQLDQLGRCRFMDRSEFATEADYLKGKKVVIVGCGAQGLNQGLNMRDSGLDVAYALRQAAIDEQRQSFKNAKENGFEVGSYETLIPQADLVINLTPDKQHTNVVETVMPLMKEGAALGYSHGFNIVEEGMQIRKDLTVVMVAPKCPGTEVREEYKRGFGVPTLIAVHPENDPKGEGWDIAKAWAAGTGGHRAGCLESSFVAEVKSDLVGEQTILCGMLQAGSIVSYEKMVAEGIDPSYAGKLIQYGWETITEALKFGGITHMMDRLSNPAKIKAFELSEELKELMRPLYNKHMDDVITGHFSSTMMADWANDDANLLGWRAETGETAFENYPAGDVEISEQEYFDNGILLVAMVRAGVELAFEAMTASGIIDESAYYESLHELPLIANTVARKRLYEMNVVISDTAEYGNYLFANVATPLLREKFMPSIGTDVIGKGLGETSNQVDNATLIAVNDAIRNHPVEYIGEELRGYMTDMKNIAVGG, from the coding sequence ATGGCTAACTATTTCAATACATTAAACCTACGTGAGCAGCTAGATCAGCTTGGCCGTTGTCGCTTTATGGACCGCAGTGAATTCGCTACAGAAGCGGATTACCTGAAAGGTAAGAAAGTTGTTATCGTTGGTTGTGGTGCACAAGGTTTGAACCAAGGTTTGAACATGCGTGACTCAGGCCTTGATGTTGCTTATGCACTGCGTCAGGCAGCGATTGATGAGCAACGCCAGTCTTTCAAAAACGCGAAAGAAAATGGTTTTGAAGTAGGTAGCTACGAGACGCTTATTCCTCAAGCTGATCTCGTGATCAACCTAACGCCAGACAAGCAGCACACGAATGTGGTTGAGACGGTAATGCCGCTGATGAAAGAAGGCGCAGCACTAGGTTACTCACACGGTTTTAACATTGTTGAAGAAGGCATGCAGATCCGTAAAGACCTAACCGTCGTGATGGTTGCGCCTAAGTGCCCGGGTACTGAAGTACGTGAAGAGTACAAGCGTGGCTTCGGCGTTCCTACGCTAATCGCAGTTCACCCAGAGAACGATCCAAAAGGTGAAGGTTGGGATATCGCCAAAGCTTGGGCAGCAGGTACTGGTGGTCACCGAGCAGGTTGTCTAGAGTCTTCATTCGTTGCTGAAGTGAAATCTGACCTAGTGGGCGAGCAAACTATTCTGTGTGGCATGCTACAAGCAGGTTCAATCGTGTCTTACGAGAAGATGGTTGCGGAAGGTATTGATCCAAGCTACGCAGGTAAGCTAATCCAGTATGGTTGGGAAACCATTACAGAAGCGCTGAAGTTTGGTGGCATCACACACATGATGGATCGCCTATCAAACCCGGCGAAAATCAAAGCGTTCGAGCTTTCTGAAGAGCTGAAAGAGTTGATGCGTCCGCTTTACAACAAGCACATGGATGACGTAATCACAGGCCATTTCTCTAGCACTATGATGGCTGACTGGGCAAATGATGATGCGAACCTACTAGGCTGGCGAGCAGAGACAGGCGAAACAGCGTTTGAAAACTACCCTGCAGGTGATGTGGAGATCTCAGAGCAAGAGTACTTCGACAACGGTATCCTTCTAGTTGCAATGGTGCGTGCGGGTGTTGAGCTAGCATTCGAAGCAATGACAGCGTCAGGTATCATTGATGAGTCAGCGTACTATGAGTCACTACACGAGCTACCACTCATCGCAAATACAGTCGCGCGTAAGCGTCTGTACGAAATGAACGTTGTTATCTCTGATACGGCTGAATACGGTAACTACCTATTTGCTAATGTCGCTACACCACTACTGCGCGAGAAGTTCATGCCTTCTATTGGCACTGACGTGATTGGTAAAGGTTTAGGTGAGACTTCTAACCAAGTAGACAATGCAACGCTAATCGCAGTGAACGATGCAATCCGTAACCACCCTGTTGAGTACATTGGTGAAGAGTTACGTGGATACATGACGGATATGAAGAATATCGCGGTAGGCGGTTAA
- the ilvY gene encoding HTH-type transcriptional activator IlvY, with protein sequence MNIKSLQLFIHLCDSKSFAKTASAMHISPSALSRQVQKLEAETGQELFVRDNRSVELTPAAKKLLPVALKILGEWQNFNAQIQGHEEELKGEIRLFCSVTASYSHLPELLSEFRLQHPFIEFKLSTGDPAQAINKVLNDEVDVAISAQPEVLPAKLKFETISEIPLSVIAPVGVSNFAEALQKDKPDWSSIPFIVPESGTARDRANTWFKAMRIKPNIYAQVSGHEAIVSMVALGCGVGIAPDVVINNSPVKEKIQRLKVASIKPFKLGVCCKRSQLDNPLVKALWEVAQDAYIAP encoded by the coding sequence ATGAACATTAAAAGTCTGCAATTGTTCATTCATCTGTGTGATAGCAAAAGCTTCGCCAAAACGGCTTCTGCTATGCACATCAGCCCTTCTGCGCTCAGTCGTCAGGTACAAAAGTTGGAAGCAGAAACCGGGCAAGAATTGTTCGTACGGGATAACCGCAGTGTTGAATTGACCCCAGCGGCAAAAAAACTTTTGCCTGTGGCTTTAAAGATTCTCGGAGAATGGCAAAACTTCAATGCGCAGATTCAAGGGCACGAAGAAGAATTAAAAGGTGAGATTCGCCTATTTTGCTCGGTGACAGCCAGCTACAGCCACCTGCCTGAGCTGTTGTCAGAGTTTCGCCTTCAGCATCCGTTTATTGAGTTTAAACTGTCTACAGGCGATCCGGCTCAAGCTATAAACAAAGTCCTTAATGATGAAGTGGACGTGGCAATCTCCGCCCAACCGGAAGTGCTGCCTGCCAAACTCAAATTTGAAACCATTAGTGAAATTCCTCTTTCGGTGATCGCCCCTGTCGGCGTGAGCAACTTTGCTGAAGCGCTGCAAAAGGACAAACCTGACTGGTCGTCCATTCCTTTCATCGTGCCGGAATCAGGTACCGCACGAGACCGCGCCAATACTTGGTTTAAAGCGATGAGAATCAAACCCAACATCTATGCGCAAGTCTCCGGTCATGAGGCGATAGTCAGTATGGTCGCACTAGGTTGTGGCGTGGGTATTGCGCCGGACGTGGTGATCAACAACAGCCCAGTTAAAGAGAAGATTCAAAGGCTCAAGGTCGCATCAATCAAGCCTTTCAAGTTAGGGGTCTGCTGCAAACGCTCGCAGCTGGATAATCCGCTGGTCAAAGCACTATGGGAAGTCGCTCAAGACGCCTATATCGCGCCCTAA
- the hemN gene encoding oxygen-independent coproporphyrinogen III oxidase, translating into MSQQVVASQQIVWDQAILNKYNYSGPRYTSYPTALEFHEAFTIADYDMACTEYPERPLSLYIHIPFCHKLCYYCGCNKVITRHAHKADEYLDVLEQEILTRASLLHGRKVTQLHFGGGTPTFLTKTQISRLMNILRAEFSFEASAEISIEVDPREIELDMLDHLREEGFNRLSIGVQDFNKEVQKLVNREQDEEFIFAMVERAKLLGFRSTNLDLIYGLPKQTKARFAETLNRVLEMQPGRLSIFNYAHMPQLFAAQRKIKDEDLPQAEEKMAILQDTIATLTNAGYQFIGMDHFAKPDDELAVAQREGVLHRNFQGYTTQGECDLVGFGVSAISMIGDAYAQNQKELKKYYSQVNEHRHALWKGVALDSDDLLRREVIKQLICNFKLDKAAVEVEFDIQFSQYFKEDLELLQTFIDDGLVEVDDKEIRVTLRGRLLIRNICMCFDKYLRAKARQQQFSRVI; encoded by the coding sequence ATGTCTCAGCAAGTCGTCGCAAGCCAACAAATAGTATGGGATCAAGCCATCCTTAATAAATACAACTATTCTGGTCCGCGTTATACGTCTTACCCAACCGCGTTGGAGTTTCACGAAGCGTTCACTATTGCCGACTATGATATGGCGTGTACTGAATACCCGGAGCGTCCGCTGTCGCTCTACATCCATATTCCGTTTTGTCACAAGCTTTGCTACTACTGCGGTTGTAATAAGGTCATTACGCGTCATGCACATAAAGCTGATGAGTATCTCGATGTACTGGAGCAGGAAATCCTGACACGAGCTTCCTTACTGCATGGACGTAAAGTGACTCAGTTGCATTTTGGTGGTGGTACACCCACATTTCTGACCAAGACCCAAATCAGCCGTTTGATGAACATTCTACGAGCGGAATTTAGCTTTGAAGCCAGCGCAGAAATCAGTATTGAAGTCGACCCTCGTGAGATCGAACTGGATATGCTTGATCACCTGCGTGAAGAAGGTTTTAACCGTTTAAGTATTGGTGTTCAAGACTTTAATAAAGAAGTGCAAAAGCTGGTCAACCGCGAGCAAGATGAAGAGTTCATTTTTGCTATGGTTGAGCGAGCGAAACTGCTTGGTTTCCGTTCGACCAACCTTGATCTGATTTATGGCTTACCAAAACAGACTAAAGCGCGCTTCGCTGAAACATTGAATCGAGTTTTGGAGATGCAGCCAGGGCGTTTGTCTATTTTTAACTATGCTCATATGCCGCAGCTGTTCGCTGCTCAGCGTAAGATTAAAGATGAAGACCTGCCACAAGCGGAAGAAAAAATGGCCATTCTTCAGGATACTATTGCGACGTTGACCAATGCTGGTTACCAGTTTATCGGTATGGACCACTTCGCAAAGCCTGATGATGAACTGGCGGTCGCTCAGCGCGAAGGAGTTTTGCATCGCAATTTCCAAGGTTATACCACTCAAGGTGAATGTGACTTGGTTGGCTTTGGGGTTTCCGCTATTTCAATGATCGGCGATGCCTATGCGCAAAATCAGAAAGAGTTGAAAAAGTATTATTCTCAGGTTAATGAACACCGCCATGCTCTATGGAAAGGTGTTGCTCTTGATAGTGATGACTTACTTCGACGTGAAGTGATTAAACAACTTATCTGCAATTTCAAACTCGACAAAGCGGCAGTAGAAGTAGAGTTTGATATTCAGTTTAGTCAATACTTCAAGGAAGACTTGGAATTGCTGCAAACCTTTATCGATGATGGACTTGTTGAAGTAGACGATAAGGAAATTCGCGTGACATTGCGTGGTCGTCTACTGATTCGTAATATCTGTATGTGTTTTGATAAATACCTCCGAGCGAAGGCGCGTCAGCAGCAATTCTCGCGAGTGATTTAA
- a CDS encoding DUF2489 domain-containing protein, giving the protein MNVTLLAIAGGVIILGLASYAGYLLLQLKKQKELQEQHTKLAIDKRNANIFESVHVLCLAGIQGQCDLSEISIRLYNIMDYVQGEDRVDFDTEFPATSELYHLVKDMPRGEDRQQMAKKDRMKQNLERHKAESRLQDAIIDELKLLQKKVQPLNNQINIQMI; this is encoded by the coding sequence GTGAATGTAACCTTGTTAGCCATTGCTGGTGGAGTCATTATTCTCGGCTTAGCGTCCTATGCGGGTTACCTTCTGCTCCAGCTAAAGAAGCAAAAGGAATTGCAGGAACAGCATACGAAGCTGGCTATTGATAAGCGCAACGCCAACATTTTTGAAAGTGTTCATGTGCTTTGTTTAGCCGGTATTCAAGGCCAGTGTGATTTGTCGGAAATCAGTATTCGCTTATACAACATCATGGACTATGTTCAGGGTGAAGATCGGGTGGATTTTGATACAGAGTTCCCAGCGACATCGGAGCTTTATCATCTTGTCAAAGACATGCCACGTGGTGAAGATCGCCAACAAATGGCGAAGAAAGATCGCATGAAGCAAAACTTAGAGCGTCATAAAGCGGAATCTCGTTTGCAAGATGCGATAATCGACGAGCTCAAGCTGCTGCAGAAAAAAGTTCAGCCTTTAAACAACCAGATCAACATTCAGATGATCTAG
- the yihI gene encoding Der GTPase-activating protein YihI, which yields MSRSKKVRSGGNGDVIVVRNRTEADVEGRLRKKEKKRKGLKTGGRNSEAKQNKQQTAGQKRDPRLGSKKKIPLVVEAVKKPTKAERRVNAEQELEMLENDAQLNVLLDRLDNGESLGAGLQKYVDEKLARIEVLMKQLGLYEEEEEPEIVEEPSAPVAKKVSKKASSEDELLSQFEDLDLNQFKG from the coding sequence ATGAGCCGTAGTAAGAAAGTAAGATCGGGCGGTAATGGTGACGTAATTGTTGTCCGTAATCGCACGGAAGCTGACGTCGAAGGACGTCTACGTAAGAAAGAGAAAAAACGCAAAGGCCTAAAAACGGGCGGTCGTAACTCTGAAGCGAAGCAGAATAAACAGCAGACAGCTGGACAAAAGCGCGACCCACGTTTAGGCAGCAAGAAGAAAATTCCTCTTGTGGTTGAAGCGGTGAAGAAGCCAACCAAAGCAGAACGTCGAGTCAACGCAGAACAAGAGCTAGAGATGCTGGAAAATGATGCCCAGCTGAATGTCTTGCTTGATCGCCTTGATAATGGTGAAAGCTTAGGCGCAGGCCTACAGAAATACGTCGATGAGAAATTGGCGCGTATTGAAGTGCTGATGAAGCAACTCGGCCTCTATGAAGAGGAAGAAGAGCCAGAAATCGTTGAGGAGCCGAGCGCACCTGTGGCGAAAAAGGTGAGTAAGAAAGCTTCATCAGAAGATGAACTGCTGTCGCAGTTCGAAGATCTGGATTTGAACCAGTTTAAAGGGTAG
- a CDS encoding class I SAM-dependent methyltransferase, producing the protein MHHCPLCHYPESHHYFEDKRRAYLQCQQCELVFVNPEQRLDAKAEKAHYDLHENDPNDAGYRTFLSRVANPILERIEPSSTGLDFGCGPGPTLSLMMEEQGHNMSLYDLYYHPNTEVLERTYDFMTATEVIEHLYHPDQVWQQWLNLVKPGGWIGLMTKMVIDVEAFAKWHYKNDPTHVVFFSRNTFKYLAERDQLKLEFIGNDVILLRKTQ; encoded by the coding sequence ATGCACCACTGCCCACTTTGTCATTACCCTGAATCGCATCATTACTTTGAAGATAAGCGTCGAGCCTATCTCCAATGTCAGCAATGCGAACTGGTATTTGTCAATCCAGAGCAAAGGCTGGATGCAAAGGCTGAAAAAGCCCACTATGATCTGCATGAGAACGATCCAAATGACGCTGGCTATCGTACCTTTTTATCTCGGGTAGCCAACCCCATATTGGAACGTATTGAGCCTAGCTCAACAGGGTTAGATTTTGGTTGTGGTCCTGGACCGACTCTCTCTTTGATGATGGAAGAGCAGGGGCACAACATGTCATTGTATGACCTCTATTATCACCCCAATACCGAGGTGCTAGAGCGTACATATGACTTTATGACTGCCACTGAGGTGATTGAGCACTTGTATCATCCGGATCAGGTATGGCAGCAATGGTTGAATTTAGTTAAGCCAGGTGGCTGGATTGGTCTGATGACCAAGATGGTCATTGATGTCGAAGCGTTTGCCAAATGGCACTATAAAAATGACCCTACGCATGTGGTCTTTTTTAGCCGCAATACGTTTAAGTACTTGGCAGAGCGGGATCAGCTCAAGCTTGAATTTATTGGTAATGATGTAATTTTACTGAGGAAAACCCAGTAA
- a CDS encoding c-type cytochrome: MKKLALILSLLASCSVWAQGSIEAGKAKSQTCVACHGADGNSQLAMYPKLAGQHAKYIEKQLKDLKLGMTSGGKQGRVDPVMGGMAMPLSEQDMKDLAAYYASLPISHNTTPENVVEQGKTLYTAGDATRGLTACIACHGPRGNGTELSGFPKISGQHADYIKAQLMKFRDGSRANDMNGMMQDIAKKLTDEDIETLSKYVGGLH; this comes from the coding sequence ATGAAGAAATTAGCGCTAATCTTGAGTCTTTTAGCCAGCTGCTCTGTATGGGCCCAAGGCAGTATTGAAGCTGGTAAAGCAAAATCCCAAACCTGTGTTGCTTGTCATGGTGCTGATGGCAACAGTCAATTGGCCATGTACCCTAAGTTAGCAGGTCAGCATGCTAAGTATATTGAGAAGCAGCTGAAAGATCTGAAACTAGGTATGACAAGTGGTGGTAAGCAGGGTCGTGTTGATCCGGTGATGGGCGGTATGGCAATGCCACTGTCTGAGCAAGACATGAAAGATCTTGCAGCTTACTACGCATCTTTACCAATTTCTCACAACACGACGCCTGAAAACGTGGTGGAACAAGGCAAAACTCTATATACGGCGGGTGATGCGACACGTGGTCTGACAGCATGTATTGCCTGTCATGGTCCTCGCGGTAACGGTACTGAGCTTTCAGGTTTCCCTAAAATTTCAGGTCAGCACGCTGATTATATCAAAGCTCAGCTAATGAAATTCCGCGATGGCTCTCGTGCTAATGATATGAATGGCATGATGCAAGATATCGCGAAGAAACTGACAGACGAAGATATAGAGACTTTGTCTAAATATGTTGGTGGCCTACACTAA
- the yihA gene encoding ribosome biogenesis GTP-binding protein YihA/YsxC — MSVKIHYQNTHFITSAPDIRHMPEDEGIEVAFAGRSNAGKSSSLNRLTNQKSLAKTSKTPGRTQLINLFKVTDGCHIVDLPGYGFAQVPLEMKRKWQKSLGEYLQKRQSLKGLVVLMDIRHPMKDLDQQLIFWAVDSGIPVQVLLTKADKLKSGARKAQVLKIKKDSAGFGGDVSVAAFSSLKGIGVDVLRNKLDEWFAPAVAEQLTDEIIEDQQGDE, encoded by the coding sequence GTGAGCGTAAAAATTCATTATCAAAACACCCATTTCATCACCAGTGCACCTGATATTCGTCACATGCCTGAAGATGAAGGTATCGAAGTTGCGTTCGCAGGACGCTCCAACGCGGGCAAATCAAGTTCTCTTAACCGACTGACTAACCAGAAAAGTTTAGCCAAAACCAGTAAGACACCAGGTCGAACTCAGCTGATCAATTTATTTAAAGTGACCGATGGCTGCCACATCGTCGATCTCCCAGGCTATGGCTTCGCCCAAGTACCGCTGGAAATGAAAAGGAAGTGGCAAAAATCACTCGGTGAATATCTACAAAAGCGTCAAAGTCTGAAAGGTTTAGTCGTATTGATGGACATTCGCCACCCAATGAAGGATCTCGATCAACAGCTGATATTCTGGGCGGTCGACAGCGGCATCCCCGTACAGGTTCTATTGACCAAAGCAGATAAGCTGAAAAGTGGTGCGCGCAAAGCTCAAGTACTTAAGATCAAGAAGGATTCTGCTGGATTCGGTGGTGATGTGAGTGTTGCTGCGTTTTCTTCGTTGAAGGGCATCGGTGTTGATGTCCTGCGCAACAAACTTGATGAGTGGTTTGCCCCTGCCGTTGCAGAGCAGTTGACTGATGAGATTATTGAAGACCAGCAAGGCGACGAGTAA